The following proteins come from a genomic window of Paramicrobacterium humi:
- a CDS encoding DUF1992 domain-containing protein, with protein MKDPREAAAQYRADQARRQEAIARGENPDDGVEQEKPTFTAERRAAFVEHSLEQARRAGAFDNLPGAGKPLPNIGGSHDPDWWIRRKIETEHLTGLGPPALRLRVEHEQFHETLDAITREADVRAHVEDFNRRVIEARRQLMGGPPVITPTRDVENELVGWRERRAARAREAARQRAAEEAAAAASAPRRRRWFKRRT; from the coding sequence GTGAAGGATCCCCGTGAGGCCGCCGCACAGTATCGCGCCGACCAGGCCCGCCGGCAGGAGGCGATAGCGCGCGGCGAGAACCCCGACGACGGCGTCGAGCAGGAGAAGCCCACCTTCACTGCGGAACGCCGGGCGGCGTTCGTCGAGCATTCCCTCGAGCAGGCCAGGCGCGCCGGCGCCTTCGACAACCTTCCCGGAGCGGGCAAGCCGCTGCCCAACATCGGCGGCAGCCATGACCCGGACTGGTGGATCCGGCGCAAGATCGAGACCGAGCACCTCACGGGGCTCGGACCGCCCGCCCTGCGCTTGCGCGTCGAGCACGAGCAGTTCCACGAGACCCTCGACGCGATCACGCGAGAAGCCGACGTGCGCGCGCATGTCGAGGACTTCAACCGACGCGTCATCGAAGCGCGCCGTCAACTGATGGGCGGACCGCCCGTCATCACTCCCACTCGCGATGTCGAGAACGAGCTCGTCGGATGGCGCGAGCGGCGCGCGGCGCGCGCCCGTGAGGCCGCGCGTCAGCGCGCCGCTGAAGAAGCCGCCGCCGCGGCATCCGCCCCTCGTCGGCGCCGATGGTTCAAACGGCGAACCTGA
- the nagB gene encoding glucosamine-6-phosphate deaminase, protein MAEVIIVDSADQAGELIASEIIAVITAKPDAVLGLATGSTPLPVYRALAARRDEVDLSRVSAFALDEYVGLPVSHPESYRSVITRDVVEPLGLDPRRVHVPNGSLDTIQHAGADYEAAIEAAGGVDLQILGIGTDGHIGFNEPGSSFASRTRVKTLTMQTRRDNARFFDSIDDVPMHCITQGLGTISRARHLVLLAFGEGKAHAVAGAVEGPLTASLPGSALQLHERATVLVDEAAASQLQNANYYRHAYANKPSWQGL, encoded by the coding sequence GTGGCTGAAGTCATCATCGTCGACAGCGCCGACCAGGCAGGCGAACTCATCGCCAGCGAGATCATTGCGGTGATCACGGCCAAACCCGACGCTGTGCTCGGCCTCGCGACCGGCTCGACGCCGCTTCCCGTCTACCGGGCTCTCGCCGCCCGCCGAGACGAGGTCGACCTCTCGCGGGTGTCAGCGTTCGCCCTCGACGAGTACGTGGGCCTGCCCGTCTCGCATCCGGAGAGCTACCGCTCCGTCATCACGCGCGACGTCGTCGAGCCCCTCGGCCTCGACCCGCGTCGCGTGCACGTGCCGAACGGGAGCCTCGACACGATCCAGCATGCGGGCGCCGACTACGAGGCCGCGATCGAAGCAGCCGGCGGCGTGGACCTGCAGATCCTCGGCATCGGCACCGACGGGCACATCGGCTTCAACGAACCCGGCTCGTCGTTCGCCTCCCGCACCCGCGTGAAGACCCTCACGATGCAGACCCGGCGCGACAACGCGCGCTTCTTCGACTCGATCGACGACGTTCCCATGCACTGCATCACGCAGGGCCTCGGCACGATCAGCCGGGCACGGCATCTCGTGCTGCTCGCGTTCGGCGAGGGCAAGGCGCACGCCGTCGCGGGAGCCGTCGAGGGCCCGCTCACCGCTTCGCTTCCCGGCTCGGCGCTGCAGCTGCACGAGCGAGCGACAGTGCTCGTCGACGAGGCGGCCGCTTCCCAGCTGCAGAACGCCAACTACTACCGGCACGCGTACGCGAACAAGCCGTCCTGGCAGGGTCTGTAG
- the nagZ gene encoding beta-N-acetylhexosaminidase — MDREHIDVAATLLPGFAGTVLPDWLAERLRHGLAGVCLFGPNIVEPAQLRRLTDAIREANPRALIAIDEEGGDVTRLHYASGSPYPGNAVLGRIDDETTTRQVATAVAAELARAGCNLDFAPSIDVNSNPANPVIGVRSFGAPPELVAQHGVWWIEGLQPGGVAACAKHFPGHGDTAEDSHLALPTVDVDEATLEARELVPFEAAIRAGVAAIMTSHIMLPQLEPDHPATMSSTILQQLLRTRLGFDGLIVSDALDMAGASAAIGMAEAAVRALSAGVDLLCLGTNTAAEQLDEIEAAVRSAIAVGRLSAERVSDAATRTLALADRYPVLPAAEDGTSPAGEVVDLDRVRESFTVDVPAEVLAAYARPGAIVRLEATVNIAVGTAPWGPFADHDAWPDVPVIGVPIDDAAPLSDDERTRLLEAVSRAAGGRAVLVIGKSNDRYPRARAVIDALRADSPDTLVVDMGWPSPDSSTADIATFGASRLVGRALIALLTAHTPKENRG, encoded by the coding sequence ATGGATCGCGAGCACATCGACGTCGCGGCGACGCTGCTGCCCGGATTCGCCGGGACCGTACTGCCGGACTGGCTCGCGGAACGGCTGCGGCACGGACTTGCCGGGGTGTGCCTGTTCGGACCGAACATCGTCGAGCCGGCCCAGCTGAGGCGGCTCACGGACGCGATCCGGGAAGCGAATCCGCGCGCGCTCATCGCAATCGACGAAGAGGGCGGCGACGTCACCCGATTGCACTACGCGAGCGGCTCTCCGTATCCCGGTAACGCCGTGCTCGGTCGCATCGACGACGAGACGACGACACGCCAGGTCGCGACCGCCGTCGCGGCCGAGCTCGCACGTGCCGGTTGCAACCTCGACTTCGCCCCGAGCATCGACGTCAATTCCAACCCCGCCAATCCCGTCATCGGCGTCCGCAGCTTCGGCGCCCCGCCTGAGCTCGTCGCCCAGCACGGGGTCTGGTGGATCGAGGGCCTGCAGCCCGGCGGTGTCGCCGCGTGCGCCAAGCATTTCCCCGGTCACGGCGACACGGCGGAGGACTCGCACCTCGCCCTTCCGACCGTCGACGTTGACGAGGCGACGCTCGAGGCCCGAGAGCTTGTCCCGTTCGAGGCCGCGATCCGCGCGGGCGTCGCCGCGATCATGACGAGCCACATCATGCTGCCGCAGCTCGAGCCTGATCATCCCGCGACGATGTCGTCCACGATCCTGCAGCAGCTGCTGCGCACGCGGCTCGGCTTTGACGGGCTCATCGTCAGCGACGCCCTCGACATGGCCGGCGCGAGCGCCGCGATCGGCATGGCGGAGGCCGCCGTGCGCGCGCTCTCCGCAGGCGTCGACCTGCTGTGCCTTGGCACGAACACCGCCGCCGAGCAGCTCGACGAGATCGAGGCGGCCGTTCGTTCGGCGATCGCCGTCGGGCGCTTGAGCGCCGAACGCGTGTCGGATGCCGCCACGCGGACGCTCGCGCTCGCCGACCGCTACCCCGTCCTTCCCGCGGCGGAGGACGGAACCTCTCCCGCCGGCGAGGTTGTCGACCTGGATCGCGTGCGCGAGAGCTTCACCGTCGACGTCCCCGCCGAGGTGCTGGCCGCGTACGCGCGACCCGGAGCCATCGTGCGCCTTGAGGCGACCGTGAACATCGCCGTCGGCACGGCCCCGTGGGGGCCCTTCGCCGACCACGACGCCTGGCCCGACGTTCCGGTCATCGGCGTGCCGATCGATGACGCGGCTCCGCTCAGCGACGACGAGCGCACGCGGCTTCTCGAGGCGGTGTCCCGCGCCGCAGGCGGCCGAGCGGTGCTCGTGATCGGGAAGAGCAACGACCGCTACCCGCGCGCTCGCGCCGTGATCGACGCGCTGCGCGCGGACAGCCCCGACACGCTCGTCGTCGACATGGGCTGGCCCTCACCCGACTCATCGACCGCCGACATCGCGACCTTCGGCGCCTCCCGGCTCGTCGGCCGCGCGCTCATCGCCCTGCTCACCGCCCACACACCCAAGGAGAACCGTGGCTGA
- a CDS encoding GNAT family N-acetyltransferase → MGDLRVVELSASTIVAVNALSLKPGQEQFVAPVSYSVAAAVSNPATTWQRVVLDGDDVVGFIQGNFDHDAMQDVFKSVLWRINVDAEAQRRGVGKFAVESLGAEARKRGFDHLNVIYEPGDVGPEKFFLAVGFKPVDETEYGEVIGRLDF, encoded by the coding sequence ATGGGTGATTTGCGAGTGGTGGAACTGTCGGCGTCGACCATCGTGGCGGTGAACGCCCTCTCGCTCAAGCCAGGACAAGAGCAATTCGTCGCTCCCGTCTCGTACTCGGTGGCCGCGGCTGTGAGCAACCCGGCGACCACCTGGCAGCGCGTCGTCCTCGACGGCGACGACGTCGTGGGCTTCATCCAGGGCAACTTCGACCACGATGCGATGCAAGACGTCTTCAAGAGCGTGCTGTGGCGCATCAACGTCGACGCGGAAGCGCAGCGGCGCGGTGTCGGCAAGTTCGCCGTCGAGTCGCTCGGCGCGGAGGCCCGCAAGCGCGGCTTCGACCACCTCAACGTCATCTACGAGCCCGGCGACGTGGGACCGGAGAAGTTCTTCCTCGCCGTCGGCTTCAAGCCGGTCGACGAGACCGAGTACGGCGAGGTTATCGGCCGCCTCGACTTCTGA
- a CDS encoding MGMT family protein — protein sequence MNEDFVEAVLAVVDDIPPGRVMSYGQVAASIGSRSARGVGRVMSLYGSTVPWWRVVQASGKPPTCHENTAREHYDAEGTPVAASGSGYKLTREAFVR from the coding sequence GTGAACGAGGACTTCGTCGAGGCGGTGCTCGCTGTCGTCGACGACATCCCGCCGGGCAGGGTCATGAGCTACGGCCAAGTGGCGGCGAGCATCGGTTCGCGCTCGGCACGGGGCGTCGGCCGGGTCATGTCGCTGTACGGCAGCACCGTCCCGTGGTGGCGCGTCGTGCAGGCTTCCGGCAAGCCGCCGACCTGCCACGAGAACACGGCCCGCGAGCATTACGATGCCGAGGGCACGCCGGTTGCGGCATCCGGTTCTGGCTACAAGCTCACGCGCGAGGCCTTCGTGCGCTGA
- a CDS encoding alpha-amylase, giving the protein MPRVLRRVMAIALATVAAIALAACSPGPRPANARDVGVQMFQWPWSSLAAECTSFLGPAGYGWVLTSPPNEHITGTAWWTSYQPVSYAVDSRLGTRDEFAAMVGTCHEAGVKVIADAVINHMSGQDEPGTGFAGSRYTHYDYPDLYTGDDFHHCGITPGDDISVYDDAFEVQNCELVNLADLATEKPHVQDAIVAYLDDLLALGVDGFRIDAAKHIPADDIAAIVDRLPEGTFVEQEVIRGAGEPIQPEDYTANGRVLEFGWGRDVKGMIESATVGQATGLGEDWGYLPAHDAVVFVDNHDTERNGETLSYADGAEYLLANVLTLGVGYGTVQLHSGYAFTDRDAGPAQDAAGNVLPATCADDVGSETAFADGDWVCQHRWPGIAGMVSFHNAVGDAPVTREWSEGDAAAWARGDLGFVALNAGAEPITTTLDTGLPAGDYCDVITGGAHATTTSGCSAETVTVDAEGRTTLVLHPMSAVAIHVGARA; this is encoded by the coding sequence ATGCCGCGCGTGCTGCGCCGCGTTATGGCGATCGCCCTCGCCACCGTCGCCGCAATCGCCCTCGCCGCCTGCTCCCCCGGGCCGCGGCCGGCGAACGCGCGCGATGTGGGCGTGCAGATGTTCCAGTGGCCGTGGAGCTCGCTCGCCGCCGAGTGCACGTCGTTCCTGGGCCCCGCCGGGTACGGCTGGGTACTGACAAGTCCGCCGAACGAGCACATCACGGGCACCGCGTGGTGGACGAGCTACCAGCCCGTGAGCTACGCCGTCGACTCGCGCCTCGGCACACGCGACGAGTTCGCGGCGATGGTCGGCACGTGCCACGAGGCCGGCGTGAAGGTCATCGCCGACGCCGTCATCAATCACATGTCAGGGCAGGACGAGCCGGGCACGGGTTTCGCCGGCAGCCGCTACACGCACTACGACTATCCGGACCTCTACACGGGGGACGACTTCCACCACTGCGGCATAACGCCGGGCGATGACATCAGCGTCTACGACGACGCGTTCGAAGTGCAGAACTGCGAGCTGGTGAACCTCGCCGACCTCGCCACCGAGAAGCCGCACGTGCAGGACGCGATCGTCGCCTACCTCGACGATCTGCTCGCGCTGGGCGTCGACGGTTTCCGCATCGATGCGGCCAAGCACATCCCCGCCGATGACATCGCCGCGATCGTGGACCGGCTCCCCGAGGGCACGTTCGTCGAGCAAGAGGTGATTCGCGGCGCGGGCGAGCCGATCCAGCCTGAGGACTACACGGCGAACGGGCGCGTTCTCGAGTTCGGCTGGGGACGCGACGTGAAGGGAATGATCGAGTCGGCGACCGTCGGGCAGGCGACGGGGCTCGGCGAGGACTGGGGCTACCTGCCCGCTCACGACGCCGTCGTCTTCGTCGACAACCACGACACTGAGCGCAACGGCGAGACGCTGAGCTACGCCGACGGCGCCGAGTATCTGCTCGCGAACGTGCTCACGCTCGGCGTCGGCTACGGCACCGTGCAGCTGCACTCTGGCTACGCCTTCACCGACCGCGACGCCGGCCCCGCCCAGGACGCGGCCGGGAATGTGCTGCCGGCGACGTGCGCCGACGACGTCGGCTCCGAAACGGCGTTCGCGGACGGCGACTGGGTGTGCCAGCACCGCTGGCCGGGCATCGCGGGAATGGTCAGCTTCCACAACGCGGTCGGCGACGCTCCGGTTACACGCGAGTGGAGCGAGGGCGACGCCGCCGCCTGGGCCCGCGGCGACCTCGGCTTCGTTGCACTCAACGCGGGAGCCGAGCCGATCACAACGACCCTCGACACCGGCCTCCCGGCCGGGGACTACTGCGACGTCATCACGGGCGGCGCTCACGCGACGACGACAAGCGGCTGCAGCGCGGAGACCGTGACGGTTGACGCCGAGGGGCGCACGACCCTTGTGCTCCATCCCATGTCAGCCGTCGCGATTCACGTCGGCGCACGGGCCTGA
- a CDS encoding MBL fold metallo-hydrolase: MNAAAISVTPVHVADLSADGEHMPVYVHVIEHPDARVLVDTGMTRLHPAVADLDPRLLPLSEQDFNLDGIDLVVNTHLHFDHCGGNHLFAGTPIYVQRQELLDARTETDYTIPEWVDPPDVDLRYVPVDGELELLPGIRLLPAPGHTRGTQVVVIDADEQPVVIAGDAAVWFGELDHPQTEGQRLIRALNPQLVWLAHSRDPWRPADAREGAGG, translated from the coding sequence ATGAACGCCGCTGCAATCAGCGTCACGCCAGTGCACGTCGCCGATCTCTCGGCCGATGGCGAGCACATGCCGGTCTACGTCCACGTCATCGAGCACCCCGATGCGCGCGTTCTCGTCGACACCGGCATGACGCGGCTCCACCCCGCCGTCGCCGATCTCGATCCCCGGCTGCTGCCGCTGAGCGAGCAGGACTTCAACCTCGACGGCATCGATCTCGTCGTCAACACGCACCTGCACTTCGACCACTGCGGCGGCAATCATCTGTTCGCCGGCACGCCGATCTACGTGCAACGGCAGGAGCTCCTCGACGCCCGTACCGAGACCGACTACACCATCCCCGAGTGGGTCGACCCGCCCGACGTGGATCTGCGCTACGTTCCGGTCGACGGTGAGCTCGAACTGCTGCCCGGCATCCGGCTCCTTCCCGCTCCCGGCCACACGCGCGGCACACAGGTCGTCGTCATCGATGCCGACGAGCAGCCGGTCGTGATTGCGGGCGACGCCGCCGTATGGTTCGGCGAGCTGGATCATCCTCAGACCGAAGGGCAGCGGCTGATTAGAGCGCTCAATCCCCAGCTGGTGTGGCTCGCGCACTCCCGCGATCCGTGGCGTCCCGCTGACGCTCGAGAGGGCGCCGGCGGCTGA
- a CDS encoding DUF421 domain-containing protein, which translates to MWFESLTSVARTLLIGSAAYASLIIVLRVAGKRSLSQLNAFDFVVTVAIGSTLSTILLDSKVTWAVGTAAFLTLAALQFLLALITSRLGRAKRLVAGRPVLLLKNGLYEERALRKTRLTREDVMQKIRNSGIGDVSSAGAVVLEADGRLSVISTDKMGDESALSDVRS; encoded by the coding sequence ATGTGGTTTGAATCGTTGACGTCCGTCGCCCGAACACTTCTGATCGGCAGCGCCGCCTACGCATCCCTGATCATCGTGCTCCGGGTTGCAGGGAAGCGGAGCCTGTCGCAGTTGAACGCCTTCGATTTCGTCGTCACGGTTGCCATCGGCTCGACGCTTTCCACCATCCTGCTTGATTCGAAGGTTACCTGGGCGGTCGGGACGGCAGCATTCCTCACGCTCGCCGCTTTGCAGTTTCTGCTCGCACTGATCACCTCTCGCCTCGGTCGCGCAAAACGTCTCGTGGCCGGCCGTCCCGTGCTGCTGCTGAAGAACGGCCTGTATGAGGAGCGTGCGCTGAGGAAGACCCGATTGACCCGTGAAGACGTGATGCAGAAGATCCGCAACTCGGGAATCGGCGACGTCAGCTCGGCCGGCGCCGTCGTTCTTGAAGCGGATGGCCGGCTCAGTGTGATCAGCACCGACAAGATGGGCGACGAGTCCGCCCTTTCCGATGTGCGCTCATGA
- a CDS encoding tellurite resistance/C4-dicarboxylate transporter family protein, which produces MEVQAESRIARAVHTLPPGYFALVMATGIISLGLKLEHFDAASLVLFIIAGLGYAVLVVMTVWRLLRYPRAVVDDFAGPRNGFSFFTFVAGTNVLGARIAAEGTTLVPGILLGVSFAAWLVLGYVIPGLVIARHPGADILKGVNGTWFIWSVASQSVAVLAASLEPTAGIMSDALSIVAVLSWGIGLILYGVIGCAVVIRVLTRGIPAEELGPPYWVTMGAGAITVLAGSRIVEMTDTAMVSVVRAPVAAAAVVFWAFATWLIPALLGVGLWRHLIKKVPLRYEASLWSMVFPFGMYAVAGIYLGQADDLPLVGRIGGAFLWVALAVWAAVLVAMLADLAVTWRRPAPRADVDGAG; this is translated from the coding sequence GTGGAGGTCCAAGCAGAGTCGCGCATCGCCCGCGCCGTGCACACGCTGCCACCCGGGTACTTCGCGCTCGTCATGGCCACGGGAATCATCTCGCTCGGCCTGAAGCTCGAGCACTTCGACGCGGCCTCGCTCGTGCTCTTCATCATCGCAGGGCTCGGCTACGCCGTGCTCGTCGTCATGACCGTGTGGCGCCTGCTGCGCTATCCGAGAGCTGTCGTCGACGACTTCGCCGGGCCGCGCAACGGCTTCTCGTTCTTCACGTTCGTCGCGGGCACGAACGTGCTCGGCGCGCGCATCGCCGCCGAGGGCACGACGCTCGTCCCCGGCATCCTGCTCGGCGTCTCGTTCGCCGCGTGGCTCGTGCTCGGCTATGTCATCCCCGGGCTCGTCATCGCGCGGCACCCGGGCGCCGACATTCTGAAAGGCGTCAACGGCACGTGGTTCATCTGGTCGGTCGCAAGCCAGTCGGTCGCCGTGCTCGCCGCCTCGCTCGAGCCGACGGCGGGAATCATGAGCGACGCCCTCTCGATCGTCGCCGTTCTCTCGTGGGGGATCGGCCTCATCCTGTACGGCGTGATCGGCTGCGCCGTCGTCATCCGCGTGCTCACGCGCGGCATCCCGGCCGAGGAGCTCGGGCCGCCGTACTGGGTCACGATGGGCGCGGGCGCCATCACGGTTCTCGCAGGATCGCGCATCGTCGAGATGACGGACACCGCGATGGTGAGCGTCGTGCGCGCTCCCGTCGCCGCGGCGGCCGTGGTGTTCTGGGCGTTCGCGACGTGGCTGATCCCTGCGCTGCTCGGCGTGGGGCTGTGGCGGCACCTGATCAAGAAGGTGCCGCTGCGCTACGAGGCCTCGCTGTGGAGCATGGTGTTCCCGTTCGGCATGTATGCCGTCGCGGGCATCTACCTCGGTCAGGCCGACGATCTGCCCCTCGTCGGGCGCATCGGCGGCGCGTTCCTGTGGGTGGCGCTCGCCGTGTGGGCGGCCGTGCTCGTAGCGATGCTCGCGGATCTCGCGGTGACGTGGCGCCGGCCAGCTCCGCGCGCCGACGTGGACGGCGCCGGCTGA
- a CDS encoding ABC transporter ATP-binding protein: MSATDVRGVTGEERDDFTREESRQIRRRSLRLLGSLLQPLRWRVVTTMLLVICATGTSVAGPALIAYGIDTALPAVLDRADWLPALGVGVVYLVTAIAAATFMSSYVVASARISQAVLLDLRKRVFLHTQKLSLEFHESYTSGRIISRQTSDLDAIKQLLDEGISQLVNGILYMGFIGVALFLLDWTSGIVLLCSLVPLYVLTRWFQKRSQVLFRYSRVVSAKVIVQFVETMTGIRAVKAFRKEKRNEKRFGELVEDYRDVNAKTIQLFGIYEPGIILIGNVTVAAVLLVGGFRVVNGDLEIGALLAAVLYARRFFDPMEEMAMFYNAYQSAAAALEKISGVLEERPSVPDPTSPIDLWTARGRVSFEDVRFAYNAETVVLPRFSLEIPAGQTIALVGSTGAGKSTLAKLISRFYDPSEGRVALDGVDLRMLHPKDLRRAIVMVTQEAYLFSGTVADNIALGRPDASRDEIISAAKAVGAHGFIEELPDGYDSDVNKRGGRVSAGQRQLISFARAFLADPAVLILDEATASLDIPSERLVQQALQTLLADRTAVIIAHRLSTVAIADRVLVMEHGRIVEDGTPAELIGGTGRFAQLHAAWRDSLV; the protein is encoded by the coding sequence ATGAGCGCTACCGACGTTCGCGGTGTCACCGGTGAGGAGCGCGACGACTTCACGCGCGAGGAGAGCCGCCAGATCCGGCGGCGCTCACTGCGGCTGCTCGGCTCGCTCCTGCAGCCGCTGCGCTGGCGCGTCGTCACGACGATGCTTCTCGTGATCTGCGCGACCGGGACGAGCGTCGCCGGCCCGGCGCTCATCGCGTACGGCATCGACACGGCCCTGCCCGCCGTGCTGGACCGTGCCGACTGGCTCCCCGCACTCGGCGTCGGGGTCGTGTACCTCGTCACCGCGATCGCGGCAGCGACGTTCATGTCGAGCTACGTCGTCGCGAGCGCGCGCATCAGCCAAGCGGTGCTGCTCGATCTGCGCAAGCGCGTGTTCCTGCACACGCAGAAGCTGAGCCTCGAGTTCCACGAGTCGTACACGTCTGGTCGCATCATCTCTCGGCAGACGAGCGATCTCGACGCGATAAAGCAGCTGCTCGATGAGGGGATCAGCCAGCTCGTCAACGGCATCCTGTACATGGGGTTCATCGGCGTCGCGCTGTTCCTTCTCGACTGGACGAGCGGAATCGTGCTGCTGTGCTCGCTCGTGCCGCTGTACGTGCTCACGCGCTGGTTCCAGAAGCGCTCGCAAGTGCTGTTCCGCTACTCGCGCGTCGTGTCGGCGAAGGTGATCGTGCAGTTCGTCGAGACCATGACGGGCATCCGCGCGGTCAAGGCGTTCCGCAAGGAGAAGCGCAACGAGAAGCGGTTCGGCGAGCTCGTCGAGGACTACCGCGACGTCAACGCGAAGACGATCCAGCTGTTCGGAATCTACGAGCCCGGCATCATCCTCATCGGAAATGTCACGGTCGCGGCCGTGCTGCTCGTCGGCGGCTTCCGCGTCGTGAACGGCGACCTCGAGATCGGAGCGCTGCTCGCGGCGGTGCTGTACGCGCGGCGCTTCTTCGATCCGATGGAGGAGATGGCGATGTTCTACAACGCCTACCAGTCGGCGGCCGCGGCGCTCGAGAAGATCTCGGGGGTTCTCGAGGAGCGCCCGAGCGTGCCCGATCCCACGTCGCCCATCGACCTGTGGACGGCGCGCGGTCGCGTGAGCTTCGAGGACGTGCGGTTCGCGTACAACGCCGAGACCGTCGTGCTTCCGCGCTTCTCGCTCGAGATCCCGGCGGGGCAGACGATCGCGCTCGTCGGCTCCACGGGAGCAGGGAAGTCGACGCTCGCGAAGCTCATCTCGCGGTTCTACGATCCGAGCGAGGGCCGCGTCGCCCTCGACGGCGTCGACTTGCGGATGCTGCACCCGAAGGATCTGCGCCGGGCGATCGTCATGGTCACGCAAGAGGCGTATCTCTTCTCGGGAACCGTCGCCGACAACATCGCGCTCGGCCGGCCCGACGCCTCCCGCGACGAGATCATTTCGGCGGCGAAGGCGGTGGGCGCGCACGGCTTCATCGAGGAGCTGCCCGACGGCTACGACTCCGACGTGAACAAGCGCGGCGGCCGCGTCTCGGCGGGGCAGCGGCAGCTCATCTCGTTCGCGCGAGCGTTCCTCGCCGATCCCGCTGTGCTCATCCTCGACGAGGCGACGGCGTCGCTCGACATCCCCAGCGAGCGGCTCGTGCAGCAGGCGCTGCAGACGCTGCTGGCCGACCGCACCGCCGTGATCATCGCGCACCGGCTCTCCACCGTCGCGATCGCCGACCGCGTTCTGGTCATGGAGCACGGCCGCATCGTCGAAGACGGAACGCCGGCCGAGCTCATCGGCGGCACGGGACGCTTCGCGCAACTGCACGCCGCCTGGCGCGACTCCCTCGTGTAG